In Vibrio chagasii, the sequence TATTGCAGACACAAAGCAGCGACTTCACGACAACGGTGAGAAAATACAAGCAGCAGGCAATTCAGATAAGCCATTGATCTTTGCACGTTTCATCAACGATAAAACTTTGCGAATTCACAACCAAGGTTCACTGGCGCAAGCAACCATTCAAGCGATGGGGCTAAAAAACGATTGGCAGGAACCGACTAACCTTTGGGGCTTTAGCACCACAGGTGTCGTGAGGCTCGCGGAACATCAACAAACAAACGTGATGCTTTTTGGTCCTTTGACTGAAAACGAAAAAAATCAACTTACTCAATCTGCACTTTGGCAGGCAATGGAATTCACAAGAACAGATTCCGTGTATGAGCTTCCGAGCATTTGGACCTTTGGAGGTCTTATCGCTGCGCAAAGATTTAGTGACCACATAACAGAACTACTGACCCAAAAATGATAGCAACCACCAAGATTGAAGGTTCAGCAGTGGCAAGAACTCACATTAAAACAGTCGTCCTATCGGTTACGGCTGTTCTCCTTATCGGCTCGCTACTGCAGATAACTGCCCCCTACTCGAAAGGTGTTGGGTTGATTTGGGATACGCTCTTTCATTTTGATTCAGCGAACTACCAACACCTGATCACTCATCTCACTTATTTACCGAGACTTGCAGTTGCACTCCTTTGTGGTTTTGCATTAGCGGTCGCCGGCTGTGTGATGCAGTTTGTGTTACGCAATCCTATTGCTTCACCGACGACACTGGGTGTCGCTGCGGGCGCAGAGCTAGGTATGGTATTGGGTTTGCTTTTAATCCCGGCAAGTGTCGCTGTTCCACTTTTTATCCCTGCTTTCATTGGTGGCTGCCTTGCTACAGGTTTAGTCTTTGCACTCAGCTCTACACGTGGGTTTTCGCCACTACACATGGTTCTGGCGGGTATGGTCGTGAGCCTATTTTTAGGATCACTCAACACCATGCTACTCATGCTGCATGAGCAACAGCTTACCAGTGTATTCGTATGGGGCGCGGGTGTACTTAACCAAAATGATTGGTCTAGTGTCCAAGTTTTATTACCCCTGATTGCCATTCCAACTCTACTACTGCTCGTCCTGCAAAGACCACTATCTGCATTGCAGTTTGGTGATAATGTTGCCACTTCGCTAGGCGTGAATATTAAGCAAATCAAACTGTTGTGTTTATCGCTCGCAATCTTTATCACCGCTGCAGTAGTCAGTGAGGTGGGCTTGATTGGCTTTGTGGGTATTGTTGCCCCAGCGATTGCAAGGCTACTAGGCGTTAGATCATTAGCTAAACAAATTCTAACCAGTGGCTTGATCGGTAGTTTAATCCTGTTGATTGTCGATTTGGTGATTCAGCCATTCTCAGGTTTTGGTGGAGAGTTACTGCCAACGGGCGCAATGACAGCATTGCTTGGCGCTCCATTTTTATTATGGCTATTGCAACGTACTAAACTTCAATCGGATCTCAAGAGCCGTAACGAGCATATTGAACAGTACAAGCGAGTTAGCACAGACAAAACCTTGATTGCTATGTCTTTGGTATTGGCGGTTACATGTTTGGTTGCGCTCACTGTCGGTAAAAATCAATTCGGCTGGAGTATTGAGATTCATGAATCCTTGTTTGAATTACGCACGCCACGAGTACTGGTTGCACTGTTAGCCGGTATTGGACTTGCTTTCGCGGGTACCATTATTCAGCGTATTTCAAATAACCCGATGGCGAGCCCAGAAGTGTTGGGCATAAGTTCAGGTGCTGCCCTAGCGCTGGTTCTTGGCACACTCTGGGGCAACTCGATTGGACGCGAAGAACAAATGCTGCTTGGTACACTTGGAGCAACGTCTGTTACGGCTGTAGTTTGGTTGATGGGCAGAAAGCACAACTTCGCGCCAACGCAAACTCTATTAACCGGTATCGCGTTAAGTGCAGGGCTTGATGCTTTGCTGCGTATTACGATGAGTTCAGGTAACGAAAATGCCACGGCGCTGCTGACTTGGTTATCGGGTTCAACGTATCTGGTTGCCACACAAGATGTCGTTTTACTTGCTGTTGGTGTGACAATTGTTGGTGCTATTTCCCTTTCACTGCATCGCTGGATTGAACTTATAAACCTAGGTGAAGTGACCACCAGCAGTTTGGGGATGAACACAACCACAGTTCGCTTAGCCTTGCTGTTATTGGTCGCAGCACTGACTACGCTGTGCACCATCGTTATTGGTCCGCTGAGCTTCATCGGACTGTTAGCGCCTCATATGGCCCGCTCGCTGCACCAATATAGAGCGATTCCACAAATGCTGACAGCGGCATTGTTGGGCGCGATCATCATGGTCGCTGCGGACTGGATTGGTCGTACGTTGTGGTTCCCTTGGCAGTTCCCTGCTGGGCTGCTTGCTTCTCTACTTGGAGGCGGCTACTTCCTTTACCTAATGAGAAAGTAACCTTTCAACAAGCCTATTAATTTCTCCTCCACTTCGCTGAACTCCGAAGTGGAGGCTTATTTCAACTCTGTCTTTGTCCGTTCAATCCTCGTTTATCCTCTCAACCCTCGTTTATTCTCTCAACCGACATCGCTAATCCGGAATACTAGTAATTGTTTTTTGGTTGCAGAAACACAATAAATGGTATTCGAGCACTTTTATGTTTACCATGGTTCCAATAACAAACTGATTTGTAAGCCCTATGGACATAACGACAATTACAAAGCTCCAACAAGACTTGCTGTTTAAAGTCATTGCTAGCTTAAAAGCCGAAGACGCTAAAGCCGGTAGCAGCCTCAATGAATCTTCTTTGGCACAACAATTCGAAGTTTCAAGAAGCCCAATACGCGCCGTTTTAAAACACTTGTCGAGTCAGGGCATTACTAAGGTTGTTCCCTATAAAGGTTCTGTACTTCAAATGGATGCGGCTGATATTAAGCTAGACGTACCGACAGACGACGAACAGCCCCGCCAAGAACAACTGTACCTGAATATTTTAATGGACCTGTTCTTTGGGGAATTAAGCAGTTCCTTCTCGGAAAAAGATCTGCAAGAACGATATGAGGCTAACCGTGGTGAAATACAAAATGTCACTCGCCTACTAGAAAGCGATGGTATTTTCCGCCGCAGCCCCGGCTATAAATGGCAACTTGATGGTGTTCTAAACACACTTGAAAGGCATACCGAGAGCTATCGATGTCGCTTGATCTTTGAACCTGCAGGGCTACTTGAGCCGACATGGAACTTAAAGCGTAGCGAACTCGAAGCATGCCGAGATCGCCATGTCTACGCCATCAACAATCCAAAATCGACTTCCGCTAGTCAACTCTTCGCACTGAGTGTCGACTTCCATGAACTGATCGCAGCCAGCTCCGGAAACCGCTTTTTGTTAGGGATGATGCAACAACAAAATCGTCTGCGTAAGGCTACGGATTTGGTCTCTATGCATATTCAATCTTCCGTGGTTAAGTCATGCCAACGCCGCTTAGACATCATGGATCTGGTTCTAGAAGGCGACAATCAAAGTGCCTCAGCAAAGCTAGCCCAACTGCTCGAAAACGATATACGAGTAATGAATCGCACCTACAACAATGTCATGAACGTATCGCGCGAACAACGAGAACAATTACTCAGCAGTATTTCAGGAAAAAACAACTAACCTAAGAGCAGCATACTTTCATGCTGCTCGCTCTCTCTTCATTTACTTTCCGTCGCCTCTCGCCCCACGCAACAGAAAATACAAATCCAATCAGTTACTTAAGATAGAACCAGACATAAGAGCTGGACTTTAACGATCCTATAAAACAGACACTATTGTTGCATTTGAAAATAAATTGCATTCTCATATTGTTTTTTCGCATCAAAAATACAATAATAATGATTCTTATTTAGACTAAGAGCTGAAACAGCAGTAATAACGACTCACCTATCCGATTCGTCATTACTCACCACTCTGATGAGTCTGGATAAACACAATAAAAAATAGAGCCACCGCGCCAAAAGAAATGTGTGCAGCCTTTCATTGATAAATGCAGAGAAAAAAATGAAGACCGAAAAAGGAAGTTTCAAGCTTTCCACCGTCGCATTAGCAGTTGCGGCAGTAACGACAGTATTCACAGCCCAAGCTCAAGATCTAACAACTGAAGAAAAAATGGTGGTGGTTTCTAGCCGCACACCTAAAGCCATCAGTGATATCCCTGGTACCGTTTGGTATATCGATGCTGAACAAATTGAACAAGAGTATCGAGGTGGTAAATCACTAGGTGAAATTCTATCGGCAACCATCCCATCTTTAGATGTTAGCAGTGGTGCCCGCACTAACTACGGTCAAAACTTACGTGGCCGTAAGATGCTAGTGATGATTGACGGCGTATCATTGCAGTCGTCTCGTCCAATCAGCCGCCACCTAGATTCCATCGACCCGTTCAACATCGATCGTATTGAAGTGTTGTCGGGCGCAACCTCGATTTATGGTGCAGGCGCTTCAGGTGGTGTTATCAATATCATTACCAAAAAAGCGCAAGGTGAAGAGCTAGAATTCGAATCCTTTGTTGGCGGTTCATCTGGCTTCAACTCGAATGAAGATTTCGATTACAAAATCGGTCAATCTATCTCTGGTGGCAACGAGACGGTTCAAGCTCGCTCTTCTGTGGTTTACACAGAGACACAAGGCTTCTTCGATGCAAATGGTGACATTGTTACCCCTGATATTTCACAAGGTTCGCTGCAATTTAATAAGACGGTCGACTTCTTAACTACAGTGGGTGTCAACATCACTGAGACTCAGAAGCTTAACTTCCTTGCTCAATACTACGATAGCCAACAAGATTCACCTTACGGCCTTTACATTGTCGGCAGTGACTTTGTTGATGTAAGAAAAGGGTTTGATTCAGACCGCGAACATGGCACAGAGCGTATCATGTTGAGTGCTTCCTATATTGATGAGCAGTTCCTTGGTCATCAGTTGATCGCAGAAGCGTCTTATCGAAAAGAAGATCAAACTTATACACCTTATTACCAATCTTCTGGTCAACAAATTACCGACGTTATCTCACTTAAAACAGCATTAGCGAAAAGCTTTAACAAGTTCAATCTTGTTTACGGTATTGATGCTTATCAAGACAAACTGGATAGTAACCAAGCTCTGTATGATCCAACGATTGCCAATGATTCTGGCAATTTGATCAACAAAACGTATGCTAAAACAGGTCGCTACCCTGGTGTAAAAGTGAGCTCAATTGCTGGCTTTATCCAAACGGATTATGCAATAACCAATGATTGGACTGTCGAAGGTGGCTTCCGCTACCAATATATGTCTAACGAGATTGATGATTTTGTCGGCTACACCCAACAAAAGAAAATTGCCTCTGGCACTGGCACGTCTGCCGATGCGGTACCAGGCGGTGAAACAAGCTACACCGTTGGTCTATTTAACTTGGGTACGATTTACCACCTAAACAACGAGTCTCAAGTATGGGCAAACTTCTCACAAGGCTTTGACCTTGCAGACCCTGCAAAATACTACGGACAAGGTGACTACACACTGGTTGGCGATCACTGGCAACTGAACGACAGCATCAATGTGAATGATTCAAAGATGTCTGGTATTAAAACCAACAGCTTCGAGCTAGGTTATCGCTTAGAAACCGGCGAGCTAAACCTACAAACGGCGGCGTACTACTCGCAATCTGACAAGTCTGTGAGTTACAACAAGAACACATTACTTATCGAAGAAATTGATGATAAGAAGCGTGTTTACGGCCTAGAAGCAATGGCCTCTTACTGGGTACACGATAACATTCAGCTTGGCGCATCTGGCCACTATGTGATTTCTGAAGTAAAGGGTGACGACGGTTGGGAAGACTATACCGCGGGTGAAGCAAGCACATCGAAAGCGAACGCTTGGGCTGGTTGGTACGACACAGATCTATCTGTAAAACTACAAAGCCAAACTATGTTCGATTACGAAGATGCGGATCAAAACAAGCTAGATGGTTACACCGTGTTTGATTTAGTCGGTACCTATCAGCTTCCTGTTGGTAGTCTTGGCTTCGGTATTCAAAACTTATTGAACGAAGACTACACAACTATTTGGGGACAGCGTGCTCAAATTGTGTATTCAGCACACTACGCTCCAGCTGCATACGACTACAAAGGCCGCGGACGTACTTATACTCTGAACTATCAAGTTAAGTTCTAAAACTTACTGTAGTTTATTAATAATTAAAGGGTTGGTATTTAGTACCAACCCTTTTTTATTTAATACTAATTTAGAGTATTCAAATAAATATGGAGTCAGATTGTTAATATAAAAATCTACTCAAACCTTTACACGATTAAATAGCGTTAAATTTAACAAGTCGCTCACTATAACCAAAGTTAGCCGGTGTGTGATTAACTTCTACTGTAATACTACCAGACAGTTCTCCATCTGTTTTATACACTGGACATGATGCAATATCGGATAAGTATGACTCTTCTGTTGGAGCGCTGAAGTAATAAATCTTTTGTAGATTACATTCACCAACCTTCATTCCCAACGCTTCAACTTCAGAACGCTGACGGTAGTAATGTGGGCCGATATCAAGAAGATACTCAGGACTATGTGTATAAATCTCGCTAGTGTAGCGCTCGGTAAACTCACTCTCCGCAATAAAGTGTTCATTTGC encodes:
- the fhuB gene encoding Fe(3+)-hydroxamate ABC transporter permease FhuB, whose protein sequence is MATTKIEGSAVARTHIKTVVLSVTAVLLIGSLLQITAPYSKGVGLIWDTLFHFDSANYQHLITHLTYLPRLAVALLCGFALAVAGCVMQFVLRNPIASPTTLGVAAGAELGMVLGLLLIPASVAVPLFIPAFIGGCLATGLVFALSSTRGFSPLHMVLAGMVVSLFLGSLNTMLLMLHEQQLTSVFVWGAGVLNQNDWSSVQVLLPLIAIPTLLLLVLQRPLSALQFGDNVATSLGVNIKQIKLLCLSLAIFITAAVVSEVGLIGFVGIVAPAIARLLGVRSLAKQILTSGLIGSLILLIVDLVIQPFSGFGGELLPTGAMTALLGAPFLLWLLQRTKLQSDLKSRNEHIEQYKRVSTDKTLIAMSLVLAVTCLVALTVGKNQFGWSIEIHESLFELRTPRVLVALLAGIGLAFAGTIIQRISNNPMASPEVLGISSGAALALVLGTLWGNSIGREEQMLLGTLGATSVTAVVWLMGRKHNFAPTQTLLTGIALSAGLDALLRITMSSGNENATALLTWLSGSTYLVATQDVVLLAVGVTIVGAISLSLHRWIELINLGEVTTSSLGMNTTTVRLALLLLVAALTTLCTIVIGPLSFIGLLAPHMARSLHQYRAIPQMLTAALLGAIIMVAADWIGRTLWFPWQFPAGLLASLLGGGYFLYLMRK
- a CDS encoding GntR family transcriptional regulator encodes the protein MDITTITKLQQDLLFKVIASLKAEDAKAGSSLNESSLAQQFEVSRSPIRAVLKHLSSQGITKVVPYKGSVLQMDAADIKLDVPTDDEQPRQEQLYLNILMDLFFGELSSSFSEKDLQERYEANRGEIQNVTRLLESDGIFRRSPGYKWQLDGVLNTLERHTESYRCRLIFEPAGLLEPTWNLKRSELEACRDRHVYAINNPKSTSASQLFALSVDFHELIAASSGNRFLLGMMQQQNRLRKATDLVSMHIQSSVVKSCQRRLDIMDLVLEGDNQSASAKLAQLLENDIRVMNRTYNNVMNVSREQREQLLSSISGKNN
- a CDS encoding TonB-dependent receptor, with the protein product MKTEKGSFKLSTVALAVAAVTTVFTAQAQDLTTEEKMVVVSSRTPKAISDIPGTVWYIDAEQIEQEYRGGKSLGEILSATIPSLDVSSGARTNYGQNLRGRKMLVMIDGVSLQSSRPISRHLDSIDPFNIDRIEVLSGATSIYGAGASGGVINIITKKAQGEELEFESFVGGSSGFNSNEDFDYKIGQSISGGNETVQARSSVVYTETQGFFDANGDIVTPDISQGSLQFNKTVDFLTTVGVNITETQKLNFLAQYYDSQQDSPYGLYIVGSDFVDVRKGFDSDREHGTERIMLSASYIDEQFLGHQLIAEASYRKEDQTYTPYYQSSGQQITDVISLKTALAKSFNKFNLVYGIDAYQDKLDSNQALYDPTIANDSGNLINKTYAKTGRYPGVKVSSIAGFIQTDYAITNDWTVEGGFRYQYMSNEIDDFVGYTQQKKIASGTGTSADAVPGGETSYTVGLFNLGTIYHLNNESQVWANFSQGFDLADPAKYYGQGDYTLVGDHWQLNDSINVNDSKMSGIKTNSFELGYRLETGELNLQTAAYYSQSDKSVSYNKNTLLIEEIDDKKRVYGLEAMASYWVHDNIQLGASGHYVISEVKGDDGWEDYTAGEASTSKANAWAGWYDTDLSVKLQSQTMFDYEDADQNKLDGYTVFDLVGTYQLPVGSLGFGIQNLLNEDYTTIWGQRAQIVYSAHYAPAAYDYKGRGRTYTLNYQVKF